Proteins co-encoded in one Acidobacteriota bacterium genomic window:
- the dacB gene encoding D-alanyl-D-alanine carboxypeptidase/D-alanyl-D-alanine-endopeptidase produces the protein MKLLNQMVLSAAIFGTSFIALSGNNAVSADSLPTPSPTPATRPRTTPTPLATRPTTPTASPTAIPAPAAKPMQTIEELQSTIRQRLFDPAVRRGRVGVKVVSLSSGKVVFEQDSEKYFMPASNMKNFTVAAAMEKLGPDFKFVTSVYANSLPDSSGTIKGDLRIFGRGDISISTAFFGTSPSDPDTYYKGIDRLVDRIAAAGIKKIEGSIVGDESYFKGFYIPGGWEWDDLQAYYGAEVSALPINDNAVDINVSPGTTGSPCNVTISPANKIFQVVNTCTTGGPSSTRTLSVVKKLDRNIVEVSGSMPAGKPAYVNSIAVTRPAELFVALLKRRLEATGIVVTGDSRLLPPNAKPTQNIEVAKLESPPFAQIAAKTMKPSQNMFTETILWTLGVEGFRKDRGQIPTVSDGTNAFPVTEDSSVLGLNQVKAFLKKIDGMAEDGIIQSDGSGLSRHDLITPAAVVTLYRYMAFTQNAQAWRESLTIAGVDGTLANRLKGTAAEANFRGKTGTIDQVSALSGYMTTAAGEQLVVSIIVNNVGGPTRTRTSLADDIVTALANFNGKVD, from the coding sequence ATGAAACTGTTAAATCAGATGGTCCTGTCGGCGGCGATATTCGGAACTTCGTTCATCGCTCTGTCCGGTAACAACGCGGTCTCGGCTGATTCGCTCCCCACACCGAGCCCGACGCCGGCAACACGTCCGCGAACCACGCCGACCCCACTGGCCACGCGACCGACAACTCCGACGGCGAGCCCGACGGCAATTCCCGCCCCCGCGGCAAAGCCGATGCAAACCATCGAGGAACTCCAATCAACGATTCGCCAGCGGTTGTTCGATCCGGCAGTTCGCCGTGGTCGTGTTGGAGTGAAAGTAGTTTCGCTCAGTAGCGGTAAGGTCGTCTTCGAACAGGATTCCGAAAAATACTTCATGCCGGCGTCGAATATGAAGAATTTTACCGTGGCCGCGGCGATGGAAAAACTTGGGCCTGATTTCAAATTCGTGACCAGCGTTTACGCCAATTCCCTGCCGGACTCAAGCGGCACGATCAAGGGCGATCTCCGGATCTTCGGCCGTGGCGACATCTCGATCTCGACCGCGTTTTTTGGTACATCGCCGTCCGATCCGGACACATATTACAAAGGAATCGACCGGCTCGTTGACCGTATCGCCGCCGCAGGGATCAAAAAGATCGAGGGCAGCATCGTCGGCGACGAGAGCTATTTCAAAGGTTTTTATATTCCCGGCGGTTGGGAATGGGATGATCTGCAGGCGTATTACGGAGCTGAGGTTTCGGCTCTACCGATCAACGACAACGCCGTCGACATAAATGTTTCTCCTGGAACGACCGGCAGCCCGTGCAATGTCACAATATCGCCGGCAAACAAGATCTTTCAGGTCGTGAACACCTGTACCACTGGCGGTCCGAGTTCCACGCGCACTCTTTCGGTTGTCAAAAAACTAGATCGAAACATCGTCGAAGTTTCAGGTTCCATGCCCGCCGGCAAACCGGCTTATGTCAATTCCATAGCGGTCACGCGGCCTGCGGAATTGTTTGTCGCTTTGCTTAAACGCCGTCTGGAAGCAACCGGGATCGTCGTGACCGGAGATTCGCGGCTTCTGCCGCCGAACGCTAAACCGACCCAGAATATCGAGGTTGCCAAACTCGAATCGCCGCCATTCGCCCAGATCGCCGCCAAGACAATGAAGCCGAGCCAGAATATGTTTACCGAAACCATCCTCTGGACGCTTGGCGTCGAGGGATTCCGCAAAGATCGGGGTCAGATTCCAACCGTTTCAGACGGAACCAATGCTTTCCCAGTTACGGAGGACAGTTCCGTTTTAGGCCTCAACCAGGTCAAAGCATTTCTCAAAAAGATCGACGGCATGGCTGAGGACGGCATCATTCAATCCGATGGATCGGGGCTTTCAAGACATGACCTGATAACGCCTGCCGCAGTTGTGACTTTGTACAGGTACATGGCTTTTACGCAAAATGCACAAGCTTGGCGTGAGAGCCTTACTATTGCGGGGGTTGATGGCACCTTGGCTAACCGTTTGAAGGGAACGGCGGCAGAGGCTAACTTTCGCGGGAAGACCGGGACGATCGATCAGGTCTCGGCTCTATCGGGCTATATGACAACCGCTGCGGGAGAACAGCTGGT
- the hslO gene encoding Hsp33 family molecular chaperone HslO, whose protein sequence is MDRLVHGIAAEGTVRLIAAVTTDTLAEAIRRHNTSPTASAALGRMLTGTALMGASLKDFDRLTLSIDSDGPVGGIIAEANNKGGVRGYVRNPEAELPPRSDGKFDVSGIVGQGMFHVIRESGFELGLHREPYIGSVPITSGEIAEDLAFYLAKSEQIPSAVLLGVLLQKDEPFVTASGGVLIQMMPGANDHIVTMIEDTVLHAPHITSVIKEGATPEDLLRLVLGIIDFEVLGENTVAFECTCSSEKAVSMVSALGKAEVAAMLEEDKGAVMTCGFCNETYQLNEDDLAAILSAD, encoded by the coding sequence ATGGACAGATTAGTACACGGAATTGCTGCGGAGGGAACCGTTCGCTTGATCGCAGCGGTGACAACCGACACGCTGGCGGAAGCGATCCGCCGGCATAACACATCGCCTACGGCTTCGGCGGCTCTGGGACGAATGCTCACGGGAACCGCTCTGATGGGGGCGAGCCTCAAGGATTTTGACCGGTTGACGCTCAGCATTGATTCGGACGGGCCGGTCGGCGGGATCATCGCCGAGGCAAATAACAAAGGCGGCGTTCGAGGCTACGTAAGAAATCCGGAGGCCGAGCTTCCGCCGCGTTCGGATGGCAAATTTGATGTCAGTGGAATTGTCGGGCAGGGGATGTTCCACGTTATTCGCGAATCGGGCTTCGAACTAGGACTCCACCGTGAACCTTACATCGGGTCAGTGCCGATCACGTCGGGCGAGATCGCCGAAGATCTAGCATTTTATTTGGCCAAGTCGGAACAGATCCCGTCGGCCGTGCTGCTTGGCGTGCTGCTGCAAAAAGACGAGCCATTTGTCACTGCCTCGGGCGGCGTTTTGATCCAAATGATGCCTGGCGCAAATGATCACATCGTTACGATGATCGAGGACACAGTTCTTCACGCACCGCATATAACCTCCGTCATCAAGGAAGGAGCTACACCCGAAGACCTTCTCAGATTGGTGCTCGGAATAATCGATTTCGAGGTTCTGGGGGAAAATACGGTGGCATTCGAATGCACCTGTTCATCGGAGAAAGCTGTATCGATGGTCTCTGCTCTTGGTAAAGCCGAGGTCGCGGCAATGCTCGAGGAAGATAAAGGCGCGGTCATGACTTGCGGATTTTGCAACGAAACATATCAGCTAAACGAAGACGATCTAGCAGCTATCCTGTCCGCTGATTAA
- a CDS encoding PHP domain-containing protein codes for MSKRAVLAIILILATFAAIVPAQAKLKWYKGNTHTHTLNSDGDSTPDDVVKWYREHGYNFLFLTDHEYITNVKPLNDLFGKEGSFLMIPGQEITDSFDKKPYHSNGLGISKIVMPNRLAGAVETLQKNIDDIRAAGGIAQVNHPNFGWALTADHLIKLQNYTLLEIHNGHPLVNNLGGGGSPGAEELWDAVLSSGKVVYGVADDDSHFFKRIGDPTAPTPGQGWIYARAADLSPSSILEALRSGNFYASTGVELLDYQADDKQITVSVKALTNSKYNVRFIGKNGRTLSEIPSATATYKIIGDEGYVRAKVLESNGRAAWTQPVFIGKK; via the coding sequence ATGTCAAAACGAGCAGTTCTTGCCATCATTTTGATCTTAGCCACCTTCGCCGCGATCGTTCCGGCTCAGGCAAAACTGAAATGGTACAAGGGCAACACGCATACCCACACGTTAAACAGCGATGGCGATTCAACGCCGGATGATGTCGTAAAATGGTACCGGGAACACGGTTACAATTTCTTGTTTCTCACCGACCACGAATACATCACGAATGTTAAACCTCTGAACGATCTATTCGGGAAAGAGGGCTCATTTCTGATGATCCCGGGCCAGGAAATAACGGATTCGTTCGACAAAAAACCATACCACTCCAACGGCTTGGGCATTTCAAAGATCGTCATGCCAAATCGTCTGGCGGGAGCGGTCGAAACGCTTCAAAAAAACATCGACGATATCCGTGCGGCAGGCGGAATTGCGCAGGTGAATCATCCTAATTTTGGTTGGGCTTTGACAGCCGATCATCTGATCAAACTCCAAAACTACACTCTGCTCGAGATCCACAACGGCCATCCGCTCGTCAACAATCTAGGCGGCGGCGGTTCGCCCGGAGCTGAGGAATTGTGGGATGCGGTTCTGTCGAGCGGCAAAGTCGTTTACGGCGTGGCCGACGACGATTCACACTTTTTCAAGCGAATTGGCGATCCGACGGCTCCGACTCCGGGGCAAGGCTGGATCTATGCTCGAGCAGCGGATCTATCGCCATCGTCGATCCTCGAAGCCCTGCGCAGCGGTAACTTTTATGCTTCGACGGGTGTTGAGTTATTGGATTACCAGGCGGACGACAAGCAGATCACTGTTTCCGTTAAAGCCTTGACGAACAGCAAATACAATGTCCGTTTCATCGGAAAAAACGGACGCACCTTATCCGAAATTCCCTCCGCAACTGCTACCTATAAGATCATTGGCGACGAAGGCTACGTCAGGGCAAAAGTTCTCGAATCGAACGGTAGAGCAGCGTGGACGCAACCGGTCTTCATCGGAAAGAAATAG
- a CDS encoding flavin reductase family protein, which translates to MPVSQDDFRRALSCFASGVNVVTTIDAEGELHGLTVSAFCSVSLAPPLVLICIEKTTASHFAFRESRAFVVNILNEAQANLSEHFATPFRDKFSKVPYRRGLEGIPVLQDTLCNLECRIKHDFDGGDHSIFVGEVEHATVQDGLPLIYFQGGYRNI; encoded by the coding sequence ATGCCTGTTTCACAAGACGATTTCCGACGTGCTCTCTCTTGTTTTGCGAGCGGAGTAAATGTTGTAACAACAATAGATGCCGAAGGCGAACTGCACGGCCTCACAGTCTCGGCTTTTTGCTCGGTTTCCCTCGCTCCGCCATTGGTACTGATCTGTATCGAAAAAACAACCGCCAGCCATTTTGCCTTCCGCGAATCAAGAGCTTTTGTCGTAAATATCCTGAACGAAGCTCAGGCAAATCTCTCGGAGCATTTTGCAACGCCATTCCGGGATAAATTTTCGAAGGTGCCTTATCGTCGCGGATTAGAGGGCATCCCGGTGCTTCAAGATACGCTTTGCAATCTGGAATGTCGTATCAAACACGATTTCGACGGCGGCGATCATTCGATCTTTGTCGGCGAGGTCGAGCACGCAACCGTTCAAGACGGGCTGCCGCTGATCTATTTTCAGGGCGGTTATCGCAACATATAG
- a CDS encoding polyprenyl synthetase family protein, translated as MKDADEEVLSYLDSSSVTSFFAPAHISDGTWSYIKRPAKRLRPAVLLMACGSVGGDIEKAIPAAAGVEVYHTWTLVHDDIIDNDNLRRGLPTVHSLTSAKGSEEMGLIPEKANKYGESVAILVGDLQQGWAINLFIDSALDRGVDSKVVLRIVAYLQSYVLANLIRGEALDIQYGLLDDVASISLSEDEVLEMLWLKTGILYEFAGMAGAMIGLDCADFENPEVRALKNFTANCGIAFQLQDDILGLVGSQEETGKPVGSDVREGKKTIIVLEGIKNASLNEQRKVGKILGNQNASPEEILEVVEILRARGGVKRCSDLANIYIDKALPFLEDIPESKYKELLYSWAEFMINRNF; from the coding sequence TTGAAAGATGCCGATGAAGAGGTTTTGTCCTACCTTGATTCGAGCAGCGTTACTTCTTTTTTCGCCCCAGCTCATATCAGCGACGGAACATGGAGCTATATAAAACGACCTGCGAAAAGGCTAAGACCGGCTGTCTTATTAATGGCCTGCGGAAGCGTAGGCGGAGATATTGAGAAAGCAATTCCTGCCGCTGCAGGAGTCGAGGTGTATCACACCTGGACCTTAGTCCACGATGACATTATCGACAACGATAATTTGAGACGGGGTCTTCCTACTGTTCACAGCCTTACTTCGGCGAAGGGGTCTGAAGAGATGGGCTTGATTCCGGAAAAGGCGAATAAGTACGGGGAAAGTGTTGCTATTCTTGTTGGGGATTTACAGCAAGGCTGGGCCATCAATTTGTTCATTGATTCGGCTCTAGATAGGGGCGTTGATTCAAAGGTGGTTTTACGAATAGTCGCCTATTTGCAGTCGTATGTGCTAGCTAATTTGATTCGCGGAGAGGCTCTAGATATCCAGTACGGTCTTTTAGACGATGTAGCTTCAATAAGCTTGTCGGAGGATGAAGTTCTTGAGATGCTTTGGCTTAAAACCGGCATCCTCTACGAATTTGCCGGAATGGCTGGAGCCATGATCGGGCTAGATTGTGCGGATTTTGAGAATCCTGAGGTTAGGGCGCTCAAGAATTTTACTGCCAACTGTGGTATAGCTTTCCAACTGCAAGATGACATTTTGGGACTCGTTGGAAGTCAGGAAGAAACTGGCAAGCCTGTGGGTTCGGATGTTCGAGAAGGTAAGAAAACTATCATAGTGCTAGAAGGGATAAAAAACGCCTCTTTAAACGAGCAAAGAAAAGTGGGTAAGATATTAGGAAATCAGAATGCCTCACCCGAAGAAATTCTCGAGGTTGTGGAGATACTGAGGGCCCGGGGAGGTGTAAAGCGTTGTAGTGATTTAGCAAATATTTACATTGACAAAGCTCTACCCTTTCTTGAAGATATTCCGGAATCGAAATACAAAGAGCTACTCTACTCGTGGGCGGAATTTATGATAAACAGAAATTTTTGA
- a CDS encoding DUF4062 domain-containing protein — protein sequence MKKGITVFVSSAMRELENEREIIQEVFVELNINASLFELFPAMSQAPLEAYTDEVRECDIFILIIWKSLRPAVKAEYEEAIRTNKPILIVIKSLIDSEERDIEAKRFITGLSDGFDEDGSIAKKAVFKNYRTLAEFRIAVRDSIKTELAKYYGEPRYTQSREEMYELGIELISKTQKRLYICQQTPSLILGAREYTADQQSKILYEQQFLDALILWIETNKANRTTELCYFFSKSNLQKELEDFDLLSNSEVTLELNEKIDWLCSLERSTSRRFRFTMTDQPFSGPLIISDNHYGIWILGSSEAISISKEDEKFCNMLSRVLRMRSQCSLETSGIKDFFRQRTIS from the coding sequence GTGAAAAAAGGAATAACAGTATTTGTAAGCTCCGCAATGCGGGAACTTGAGAATGAACGGGAAATCATTCAAGAAGTTTTCGTGGAGCTTAATATTAACGCATCTTTGTTCGAGCTGTTTCCGGCTATGAGCCAAGCTCCTCTAGAAGCCTATACTGACGAGGTTCGCGAATGCGATATTTTTATCCTGATCATATGGAAATCGCTTCGTCCGGCAGTTAAAGCTGAATATGAGGAGGCAATTAGAACCAACAAACCGATTTTAATTGTCATAAAATCCCTTATCGATTCAGAAGAGCGAGACATTGAAGCAAAGAGATTCATCACCGGACTTTCGGATGGTTTCGATGAAGACGGTTCAATTGCAAAAAAAGCCGTGTTTAAGAACTACCGAACGCTCGCAGAATTTCGGATCGCCGTCCGGGATAGCATTAAGACGGAACTGGCCAAATATTACGGAGAGCCTCGTTACACGCAGTCACGAGAAGAGATGTATGAGTTGGGGATAGAGCTAATATCAAAGACCCAAAAGAGGTTGTATATATGTCAACAGACTCCCTCATTGATCTTAGGAGCAAGAGAATATACTGCAGATCAGCAAAGTAAAATTCTATACGAACAACAATTCTTAGACGCTTTGATTTTATGGATAGAGACTAATAAGGCAAATCGTACTACGGAGTTATGTTACTTCTTTTCAAAAAGCAATCTCCAAAAAGAGCTGGAGGACTTTGATTTGCTTTCCAACAGTGAAGTCACTTTGGAGTTGAATGAAAAGATTGACTGGCTGTGTTCACTGGAACGGAGTACCTCACGCCGTTTTCGTTTCACGATGACAGATCAACCATTCTCTGGACCGCTGATAATATCGGATAATCATTACGGCATTTGGATTCTAGGAAGCAGTGAGGCAATTTCTATATCAAAAGAAGACGAAAAATTTTGCAACATGCTTTCGCGGGTGCTTAGAATGCGAAGTCAATGTTCACTTGAGACATCAGGAATAAAGGACTTTTTTCGACAACGCACCATTTCGTGA
- the epsI gene encoding EpsI family protein, with translation MSESTQTNQTNIVKAAAISVAIAFLYATVLTKLGRDWWSDENYSHGLLVPFVIGMIVWKEWDGFKSISKKPALLLGGLAIAFSLFLLFAGTLGAELFTTRISFVVMLVGIVLYLFGTRVLNLLLVPVALFLLAIPIPQIIFNRIAFPLQIWASQMAVRGIRLFDVPTLRKGNVIDILPQGSTQTISLEVVEACSGIRSLMTLVTLALILGYFTRRYERGGFANLAAPDLLRVVALMILAVPIAVLTNAARVTVTGILTYHWGKQATDGSWHDASGWMVYVVALVLLIGANLLLKKIFRGREINDAVETSAMFSGRSAPVLPLVVAIVVGGIAVNWFVNRGETSIERKPLTELSQTLGDWRQRGSEIKFSEQTESVLKTSDYTMREYTFADGRIANIYVGYYSSQRSGATYHSPQNCLPGAGWVMKDPQIIDIPTADGKTFKANRYIVENGIYNEVMIYWYQGRGRVEASEYTDKINTIWDSVTRSRSDGAIVRVMTSVGADEAAGLKAASDLSARLAEALPPYVPE, from the coding sequence ATGAGCGAAAGCACTCAAACAAATCAAACGAACATCGTCAAGGCAGCGGCTATATCGGTCGCCATCGCCTTTTTGTATGCGACCGTTCTGACGAAACTCGGGCGGGATTGGTGGTCGGATGAGAATTATTCTCACGGCCTGCTGGTACCGTTCGTGATCGGGATGATCGTTTGGAAAGAGTGGGATGGCTTCAAATCTATCTCGAAAAAGCCAGCCTTGCTCCTAGGCGGGCTGGCTATTGCATTTTCGCTGTTCCTGCTATTCGCGGGAACTCTCGGAGCTGAGCTGTTTACCACTCGGATTTCGTTCGTGGTGATGCTTGTAGGGATCGTGCTTTATCTGTTTGGGACGAGAGTTCTCAATCTTTTGCTCGTTCCGGTCGCCCTGTTCCTGCTGGCGATCCCGATCCCGCAGATCATTTTTAACCGCATCGCCTTTCCGCTTCAGATCTGGGCGTCACAGATGGCGGTTCGGGGAATTCGGCTTTTCGACGTTCCAACCCTGCGAAAAGGGAACGTGATCGATATCCTGCCGCAAGGCTCAACGCAGACGATATCACTTGAAGTTGTTGAGGCGTGTAGTGGAATCAGATCGCTGATGACGCTCGTTACGCTCGCGCTGATTCTCGGCTATTTTACGCGGCGGTATGAACGTGGCGGCTTTGCAAATCTCGCGGCTCCTGACCTGCTTCGAGTGGTCGCGTTGATGATCCTCGCGGTTCCGATCGCAGTTTTAACCAACGCGGCGCGTGTGACGGTCACCGGCATTCTCACTTATCACTGGGGTAAACAGGCAACGGACGGCAGCTGGCATGATGCGTCGGGCTGGATGGTTTATGTTGTCGCGTTGGTTCTTCTGATCGGGGCAAATCTGCTTCTGAAGAAGATTTTTCGAGGACGGGAGATAAATGATGCTGTTGAAACATCAGCGATGTTCTCCGGGCGTTCCGCTCCGGTTTTGCCCTTGGTGGTCGCTATCGTCGTGGGCGGAATTGCGGTCAATTGGTTCGTCAATCGCGGCGAAACCTCGATCGAACGAAAGCCGCTGACTGAGCTTTCACAAACACTCGGCGATTGGCGGCAGCGGGGAAGCGAGATCAAGTTCAGTGAGCAGACGGAAAGTGTTCTGAAAACGAGTGATTACACGATGCGCGAATACACCTTTGCTGACGGCCGGATCGCCAATATCTATGTCGGCTACTATTCCTCGCAGCGAAGCGGCGCAACCTATCACAGCCCGCAAAATTGCCTGCCCGGAGCGGGCTGGGTGATGAAGGATCCTCAGATCATTGACATTCCGACCGCCGATGGCAAAACCTTCAAAGCAAACCGCTACATCGTCGAGAACGGCATCTACAACGAGGTCATGATCTATTGGTACCAGGGACGCGGCCGTGTCGAGGCGAGCGAGTACACTGACAAGATAAACACTATCTGGGACAGCGTGACCCGCAGCCGCAGTGATGGTGCAATTGTCCGCGTAATGACGAGCGTTGGGGCTGACGAGGCTGCCGGCCTCAAGGCGGCTTCCGACCTTTCGGCCCGCCTTGCTGAGGCTCTTCCGCCCTATGTTCCTGAGTAG